The following coding sequences lie in one Notolabrus celidotus isolate fNotCel1 chromosome 6, fNotCel1.pri, whole genome shotgun sequence genomic window:
- the LOC117813704 gene encoding uncharacterized protein LOC117813704 encodes MRDRTEGNTMVKVWRQIQENHVEEYLQRKDLYTTLLMNVVKPGGIVSAFGHSFQPPPPQRELPTARLLRHAFLLAEASNVQDYRSQILSTFGTVLKMDSTKKVVKKLSGEGRGSAEWFTSIGNEHSQIVSFVLTCEESTQKLQPMCQGVVERFRLANQPIPKILYVDHGCCRAQGPTALETLFPSWVDKGMVVRLDIFHWIHRFDAAIRTESHCKYAAFKSALSGAVLAYNRSDLELLIKAVRAKDTARLNTVSDEDVVRLFISKDQLKHHVRRVTLGAQETFQLIHMAIEELKGPAGLDESGVSLFKTPEAIDEMWVSQQRHLECMQDPPGMSMYRVARSTNINNVDVPYYKGPRGSNSLEGFHRFLPNMISGPHCAARPYQVYLISGIARWNSDRSSGAVFGGKGRHYRTYSAPLIDRLNARCQQLFGETVEENFRAPADVASDELLGLEYLFSQSTGESFSLRDNDGPDEDGEVLQPGQPDEAYESDAEAPADQDLDTSLTHITLTSEETSTVHPPAFEDACSPNPLPGFRKLENFCSALVEIGQAEDKLSLTTEKRNHILQLWNAVEEHDKQPRSSTSCTEPTGGTLFTAGQRGMILLMLLWCRRLRWQSGTHQLNRTSAPRTTGSCTRWSSFCG; translated from the exons ATGAGAGACCGGACCGAGGGGAACACCATGGTCAAGGTGTGGCGGCAGATTCAGGAGAATCACGTGGAGGAGTATCTCCAGCGTAAGGACCTGTACACCACACTCCTGATGAACGTGGTGAAACCTGGAGGGATCGTCTCTGCCTTTGGCCACAGCTTCCAGCCTCCACCCCCGCAGAGAGAGCTTCCGACAGCACGGCTCCTGCGTCACGCCTTCCTGCTCGCAGAGGCGAGCAACGTGCAGGACTACAGGAGCCAGATCCTGTCTACTTTCGGCACTGTGCTGAAAATGGATTCAACAAAGAAA GTGGTGAAGAAGCTGTCTGGGGAGGGCCGAGGCTCAGCTGAGTGGTTTACCAGCATTGGGAACGAGCACAGCCAAATTGTGTCATTCGTGCTGACCTGTGAGGAGTCCACGCAGAAGCTGCAACCGATGTGCCAGGGAGTGGTAGAGAGGTTCCGGCTGGCCAACCAACCCATCCCCAAGATCCTGTATGTGGACCACGGGTGTTGCAGAGCACAGGGCCCGACAGCCTTGGAGACTTTGTTCCCGTCTTGGGTGGACAAGGGGATGGTTGTGCGCTTGGACATCTTTCACTGGATCCACCGGTTTGACGCAGCCATCCGCACAGAGTCTCACTGCAAGTACGCAGCCTTCAAGTCTGCTTTATCCGGTGCAGTGCTGGCCTACAACCGCTCGGACCTGGAACTGCTCATCAAGGCTGTCAGAGCCAAGGACACAGCCAGACTGAACACTGTGTCAGATGAAGACGTCGTCCGGCTCTTCATTTCCAAGGACCAGCTCAAACACCACGTGCGCAGGGTCACGCTCGGAGCTCAGGAAACCTTCCAGCTCATCCATATGGCCATCGAGGAACTGAAAGGTCCGGCGGGGCTGGACGAGAGTGGCGTGAGCCTCTTCAAAACACCTG AGGCCATCGATGAGATGTGGGTCAGCCAGCAGCGACACCTGGAATGCATGCAGGACCCACCGGGCATGAGCATGTACAGGGTGGCACGGAGCACTAACATCAATAATGTGGACGTGCCGTACTACAAAGGTCCGCGTGGAAGCAACAGCCTGGAAGGATTCCACAGGTTTCTCCCAAACATGATTTCAG GTCCCCACTGTGCTGCAAGGCCCTATCAGGTTTACCTGATTAGTGGCATCGCCAGGTGGAATTCTGACAGGAGCTCAGGTGCGGTGTTTGGTGGCAAAGGACGGCACTACAGGACCTACTCTGCGCCACTGATTGACCGCCTCAACGCTCGCtgtcagcagctgtttggaGAGACCGTGGAGGAGAACTTCCGGGCCCCCGCTGACGTTGCATCGGACGAGTTGCTCGGATTGGAGTACCTGTTCAGCCAGAGCACCGGTGAATCCTTCTCTCTTCGGGACAACGATGGGCCTGATGAGGACGGGGAGGTGCTTCAGCCCGGGCAGCCTGACGAAGCGTATGAGAGTGATGCGGAGGCCCCTGCGGACCAGGACCTCGACACCAGCCTGACCCACATCACGCTCACCAGCGAGGAAACCTCCACCGTTCACCCTCCTGCCTTC GAGGATGCCTGCAGTCCAAATCCTCTTCCCGGCTTCAGGAAGCTTGAAAACTTCTGCTCGGCGCTGGTGGAGATCGGCCAGGCAGAGGACAAGCTTTCACTGACCACGGAGAAGAGGAACCACATCCTGCAGCTGTGGAACGCCGTGGAGGAGCACGACAAGCAGCCACGAAGTTCAACCAGCTGTACAGAACCCACTGGGGGAACACTCTTTACTGCAGGACAAAGAGGGATGATCTTGTTGATGCTGCTGTGGTGCAGAAGGTTAAGATGGCAAAGCGGTACGCACCAGCTCAACAGGACATCAGCCCCCAGGACAACAGGCTCATGTACACGCTGGTCAAGCTTCTGTGGTTGA
- the LOC117813963 gene encoding outer membrane channel protein CpnT-like, with product MWKSNALSKTLARPPLRRAHNSPGLECGPQIPFHSSSCDDVWENGSGLVRGQPRADYRERSGWGHTCVGLLLGEKAAAAATSTCDASLWPGDDSELIAASQAVEDQLQSQSRPAERTKEAKSTAVQSHPESTAVRPHLESSAVRPHPKPSAVRPHLESSAVRPHPKPSAVRPQPESTAVRPHPKPSAVRPHLESSAVQHQPESSAVRPHLESSAVQPHLESSAVRPHPKPTAVQHQPESSAVRPHLESSAVQPESSAVQPESSAVQPESSATRPHSKSKSKAARHQHSETHGDHAPSTSSADLPPPTEASVELEGWVRSWEETNGIPAADITWLKEDPERGLFTPVQHFKDIAGQIKRRRVMKSDRMWFYPPESPGYISGGLPSLQAFFRSRVFVWRPVGVWKYSLKCPRGGECVGSGRNVHLYKSGYHTRVRHICDVSGWYTIVTEVLC from the exons ATGTGGAAAAGTAATGCCTTGAGCAAAACCCTGGCTCGGCCTCCCCTCCGGCGTGCCCACAACAGCCCCGGACTGGAATGTGGGCCGCAGATCCCCTTCCACTCTTCCT CCTGTGACGACGTGTGGGAGAACGGAAGTGGCCTAGTACGCGGCCAGCCAAGGGCAGATTACCGTGAGCGTAGTGGCTGGGGCCACACCTGTGTTGGGCTGCTCTTGGGGGAGAAGGCC GCAGCCGCAGCCACATCTACATGTGATGCTTCTTTGTGGCCTGGTGATGATTCTGAACTGATTGCTGCAAGCCAGGCGGTGGAGg ACCAGCTCCAGAGTCAGTCTCGGCCCGCAGAGAGGACTAAGGAGGCAAAGTCCACTGCTGTCCAGTCTCACCCAGAGTCCACTGCTGTCCGGCCTCACCTGGAGTCCTCTGCTGTCCGGCCTCACCCGAAGCCCTCTGCTGTCCGGCCTCACCTGGAGTCCTCTGCTGTCCGGCCTCACCCGAAGCCCTCTGCTGTCCGGCCTCAGCCAGAGTCCACTGCTGTCCGGCCTCACCCGAAGCCCTCTGCTGTCCGGCCTCACCTGGAGTCCTCTGCTGTCCAGCACCAGCCAGAGTCCTCTGCTGTCCGGCCTCACCTAGAGTCCTCTGCTGTCCAGCCTCACCTGGAGTCCTCTGCTGTCCGGCCTCACCCGAAGCCCACTGCTGTCCAGCACCAGCCAGAGTCCTCTGCTGTCCGGCCTCACCTAGAGTCCTCTGCAGTCCAGCCGGAGTCCTCTGCCGTCCAGCCAGAGTCCTCTGCTGTCCAGCCAGAGTCCTCTGCTACCCGACCTCACTCAAAGTCCAAGTCCAAAGCTGCCCGGcatcagcactcagagacccaCGGCGACCATGCTCCTTCCACAAGCAGTGCTGATTTACCTCCTCCAACTGAAGCCTCT GTTGAGCTAGAGGGTTGGGTACGAAGCTGGGAAGAAACCAATGGCATCCCAGCGGCCGACATCACTTGGCTCAAAGAGGATCCAGAAAGAGGGCTGTTCACACCCGTCCAGCACTTTAAAGACATTGCTGGACAGATAAAGAGGCGACGGGTGATGAAATCAGACCGCATGTGGTTTTACCCACCAGAATCTCCTGGTTACATCAGCGGGGGTCTTCCGTCACTGCAGGCCTTCTTTCGGAGCCGTGTCTTTGTGTGGCGGCCTGTTGGAGTGTGGAAGTACTCCCTGAAGTGTCCTAGAGGGGGAGAGTGTGTGGGTAGTGGACGCAACGTGCACCTCTACAAATCTGGCTACCACACACGG GTACGTCACATCTGTGATGTGTCTGGCTGGTACACGATTGTGACCGAGGTCCTGTGCTGA
- the LOC117813706 gene encoding uncharacterized protein LOC117813706, translating to MTRFWMGSYLRKIKILPIDLKVPVSFNLPPAYAFIQKFLSHFKLEQEELQILTNHRSLISVVQERDSVSPVRGLALGEPSTVWSSVNHPVLPNRLRDLSWMVAHEILPVRSVMHSRGMSRSSTCPRPGCDAPESVRHLLWECSAAVEQWALAGSLQFPCLPAGDVLTAQLVLYGVGQRPQSQKDFAAQWLTLAAIKDATWTSRNLLVRKHKQIPPVAVIRMAAATVTMARAAGGKPRTQPQRRIASVPIRMKEPEPHGKSSRQQRPGSPGEAGGKEP from the exons ATGACACGGTTCTGGATGGGGTCATAcctaagaaaaataaaaattttacCCATTGATCTTAAAGTTCCAGTGTCTTTTAACCTTCCTCCTGCCtatgcttttatccaaaagtttttaagtcattttaaaCTTGAACAGGAAGAGTTGCAAATTTTAACTAACCACCGTTCTCTCATCTCTGTTGTGCAGGAGCGTGACTCAGTGAGTCCAGTGCGCGGGCTTGCACTCGGCGAGCCCTCTACAGTTTGGAGCAGTGTAAACCATCCTGTTCTTCCAAACAGACTCCGGGACCTGTCATGGATGGTGGCTCATGAGATCCTCCCGGTCAGGTCCGTGATGCACTCTCGGGGCATGTCAAGGTCCTCAACTTGCCCTCGACCAG GTTGTGATGCGCCTGAGTCTGTGAGGCACCTGCTCTGGGAGTGCAGCGCTGCCGTAGAACAGTGGGCACTGGCCGGCTCCTTACAATTCCCGTGCTTACCAGCAGGGGACGTCCTGACAGCACAGCTGGTGCTGTATGGAGTGGGCCAAAGGCCGCAAAGCCAGAAAGACTTTGCGGCACAATGGCTCACTCTAGCCGCCATCAAAGACGCCACATGGACCTCCAGGAACTTGCTGGTAAGGAAGCACAAGCAGATCCCCCCCGTGGCTGTGATCCGGATGGCAGCAGCGACGGTCACGATGGCCCGAGCTGCAGGCGGCAAACCTAGGACACAGCCACAAAGAAGAATCGCCTCTGTGCCCATTCGGATGAAGGAGCCGGAGCCACACGGGAAAAGTTCAAGGCAGCAGCGGCCTGGCTCTCCGGGAGAGGCAGGTGGGAAGGAGCCGTAG
- the LOC117813705 gene encoding sentrin-specific protease 2-like: MSKGEEDIFTVVDRVLRKNIHQEQRKGGKMEPDLLGPFAIVNIEGKSADLLQCNGRTIEKINIDHLKRYVEPQPRIPAKWIALSPLIPQAQQTSSCLSPAVPQSLSETISLQSPIKSLSETISLQSPIKSLSDTISLQSPIKSPNDSICQHSPMVPQRLSETPSPQSDPMSRDTASSRTIPEELIADIWSGKRQSVLWSKVGPYKLFARDLQNLAPGRELESEVLNAFIHVIIQKLQQERLKRFYLVDSFAMSALWHGSFQGLKKVDPMAYDVLLGPVCDNRHWTLVVLYPKERLALYIDPLGETPDHIIKCRDVTRAFMRHKNIHISRWTCDTINHPRQQDATSCGVFVCKGLRECLPKSSKKQRWP; this comes from the exons ATGTCAAAGGGGGAAGAGGACATCTTTACAGTGGTTGACAGAGTTCTCAGAAAAAACATTCACCAAGAGCaaaggaaaggagggaaaatGGAACCAGATTTACTGGGACCTTTCGCCATAGTAAACATTGAGGGGAAAAGTGCAGATCTACTTCAGTGTAATGGCAGAACCATAGAGAAAATTAACATTGATCATCTCAAAAGATATGTGGAACCACAGCCTCGAATCCCTGCAAAATGGATTGCACTTTCCCCACTGATTCCTCAGGCACAGCAGACCAGCTCTTGTTTGTCCCCTGCAGTACCTCAGAGCCTCAGTGAGACCATAAGTCTGCAGTCTCCGATCAAGAGCCTCAGTGAGACCATAAGTCTGCAGTCTCCGATCAAGAGCCTCAGTGACACAATAAGTCTGCAGTCTCCGATCAAGAGCCCCAATGACTCAATCTGTCAACACTCCCCCATGGTACCCCAGCGCCTCAGTGAGACCCCAAGTCCACAATCAGACCCCATGTCCAGGGACACTGCTTCCTCCAGGACCATCCCTGAAGAAT TAATAGCTGACATCTGGTCTGGCAAACGGCAAAGTGTGCTATGGAGCAAAGTGGGACCATACAAACTTTTTGCCAGAGACCTGCAAAATCTGGCCCCTGGAAGGGAACTAGAGAGTGAG GTTTTGAATGCATTCATTCATGTCATCATTCAAAAGTTACAACAGGAACGTTTGAAAAGGTTTTATCTTGTTGACTCCTTTGCAATGAGTGCTCTGTGGCATGGATCATTCCAAGGATTAAAGAAG GTTGACCCAATGGCCTACGATGTCCTCTTAGGTCCTGTGTGTGACAACAGACATTGGACACTTGTG GTCCTTTATCCAAAGGAGAGGCTTGCACTTTACATAGACCCTCTAGGAGAAACACCTGACCACATAATCAAATGCAGGGATGTAACACG AGCTTTCATGAGgcacaaaaacatacacatcTCTAGATGGACTTGTGACACAATTAACCATCCACGTCAGCAGGACGCAACATCTTGTGGAGTATTTGTGTGCAAG GGCCTGCGGGAATGCCTACCAAAGTCCAGCAAGAAACAAAGATGGCCGTGA